CGACGTCGAGGACTATGAAAAAAGTCTGGCCGACGTCAATCGGGCCATCGAGCTCGATCCGAAGCTGGCGTTCGCCTACGCCAATCGCGGAAGCTGGTACTTGAAGCACGGCGATTACCCGAAGGCGCTGGACGATTACCAAAAGTCGATGGAGCTGGCGCCGCGCGAGTGGGGCGCGTACAACGGCCTGGCACGGGTGTATGCCACGGCCCCGGTCTTTCAGGCCCACATCCGCGACGGCACGCAGGCACTGGCGATGGCCCAGAAGGCCTGCGAACTGTCGCAGTGGGACGAATGGATGCCGGTGGCGTCGCTGGCCGCGGCCTACGCCGAATTGGGCGATTTCGAGGCCGCCGTCAAATGGCAAAAGAAGGCGCTGGCCATGTCGCAACCGGCCAAGGACCGCCACCAGCACGACAACTTGCAGCGGCTGGAGCTTTACAAAGCGGGCAAGCCGTATTACGAAGAGGTCTCGTCGCTGAAGGAAGACGCCCCCAAGCCCGCGACGCAACCGGCCGGCCCTGAAACGAACTGACTCCGATTTGGGCCGTCGCTTCAACCGTTGGCAATATGGCATATCGTTGGAACGCGCAAAAAAGCAGCCGGTCGAATTTGCGCCGTCTGGCCCGCGATCAATTGCTGGGCGCGATCGACGAGTTGAACGCGCCGCTGGCCGACCGCCCTGACGCCGTCCACGAAGCCCGCCTGCGTTTGAAGAAGGTCCGCGCCCTGCTCCGGCTCGTACGCCTGGCTGCCCCCGACGCCTACAAGCAGGAGAACGCCGCGCTGCGCGACATTGCCCGCACGCTCTCCTTCGAGCGCGATCGCCAAGCCACGATCGAGGCGCTCGACAAATTACTCGACCATGCCGAACGCAAGTGGGCCGAACGCAAGCGGGCCGAACGCAAGTGGGCCGAACGCAAGTGGGCCGAACGCGAGTGGGGCGAACCAGGCGGGCATTTGCACGACCTGCGCCAGTTGCGAAGTCGACTTGTGGAAGCGCAGCAGCACGAGTCGAACGACGCCGGCCGAGAGCAATTCGTTGACCGCGTACACGGATTGCTGCGCGAGTCGCTCGAACGGCTCGAGCCTTGGACCGCCGCCGCCAGCAGCGACGACGTGGTGGCCGACGGCTTCGCCGAAAGCTATCGACGCGGCCGCCGGGCATTGCACCTGGCCCGCGCGAATCCGACTGCCGAAAACCTGCACGAGTGGCGCAAGCAGATCAAGTATCACCGCTATCAGGTGCGGCTGTTTCACGACGCCTGGCCCGTCCTGCTCGATGCCCATTATCAGGAGCTCAAGCGGCTTTCGGACCTGTTGGGCGACGATCACGATCTCGTGCTATTGGGCGAAGCCGTGGGCGACGGCCGCGCACTGGCGGTGAGCCAAGACGCC
The sequence above is a segment of the Pirellulales bacterium genome. Coding sequences within it:
- a CDS encoding tetratricopeptide repeat protein; translation: ALADFNEAVRLNPSNLVALNDRGVTWDALEEFGKAFKQFDEILRVSPRNALAYANRSAAWFDVEDYEKSLADVNRAIELDPKLAFAYANRGSWYLKHGDYPKALDDYQKSMELAPREWGAYNGLARVYATAPVFQAHIRDGTQALAMAQKACELSQWDEWMPVASLAAAYAELGDFEAAVKWQKKALAMSQPAKDRHQHDNLQRLELYKAGKPYYEEVSSLKEDAPKPATQPAGPETN
- a CDS encoding CHAD domain-containing protein, with amino-acid sequence MAYRWNAQKSSRSNLRRLARDQLLGAIDELNAPLADRPDAVHEARLRLKKVRALLRLVRLAAPDAYKQENAALRDIARTLSFERDRQATIEALDKLLDHAERKWAERKRAERKWAERKWAEREWGEPGGHLHDLRQLRSRLVEAQQHESNDAGREQFVDRVHGLLRESLERLEPWTAAASSDDVVADGFAESYRRGRRALHLARANPTAENLHEWRKQIKYHRYQVRLFHDAWPVLLDAHYQELKRLSDLLGDDHDLVLLGEAVGDGRALAVSQDAVCQLTRLIERRRGELRAGAFPLGRLLFAEKPKQLTRRFTRYWCAHRQADH